The proteins below are encoded in one region of Hordeum vulgare subsp. vulgare chromosome 3H, MorexV3_pseudomolecules_assembly, whole genome shotgun sequence:
- the LOC123445225 gene encoding cis-3-alkyl-4-alkyloxetan-2-one decarboxylase, whose translation MAPPLAAPRFHATLPRGLLLRPRKPLPSWRRAARPDDQDLYVDDDIGDGFSFSGGKYAEAEGPSKADEWFAQGRMVKAHALYGNKEKAKDPFFGLTMGSGSQSSGDVFNWFCVEAGSSSNPTVLLIHGFPSQAYSYRNVLPVLSDKYRSIAFDWLGFGFSDKPQPKYGFDYTLDEYTSALESLIDAVAPDKLSIVVQGYFAPIVVKYAKDHQDKLNHLILVNPPITDKHAKLPSTLACFSNFLLGEVFSQDPLRASDKALTSSGPYMMKEEDATVYRRPYLVSGASGFALNAITRAMGKDLKAYIESMRSILSSDSWNTKTTICWGLRDRWLTYDGVEDFCDGLKHSIVQLPMAGHHAQDDRGEELGNIIKRILRG comes from the exons ATGgcgccgccgctcgccgcccCACGCTTCCACGCCACCCTCCCCCGCGGACTCCTCCTCCGCCCCCGGAAGCCCCTCCCCTCCTGGCGCCGGGCCGCTCGCCCTGACGACCAG GATTTGTACGTTGACGACGACATCGGAGACGGCTTCTCGTTCAGCGGGG GGAAGTATGCGGAAGCGGAAGGCCCGAGCAAGGCGGACGAGTGGTTCGCTCAGGGGAGAATG GTAAAAGCTCATGCATTATATGGGAACAAGGAAAAGGCAAAGGATCCCTTTTTTGGGCTCACCATGGGTTCAGGATCACAATCTTCGGGTGATGTTTTTAA TTGGTTTTGTGTGGAAGCGGGGAGCTCTTCTAATCCTACGGTCCTTCTAATTCATGGGTTTCCTTCTCAG GCATACTCTTACCGAAATGTGCTACCTGTACTATCAGACAAGTATCGTTCCATTGCTTTTGACTGGCTTG GTTTTGGATTCTCAGACAAGCCTCAACCTAAATATGGTTTTGACTATACTCTGGACG AATATACTTCAGCCCTGGAATCGTTAATCGATGCTGTTGCTCCTGATAAGCTCTCCATTGTTGTTCAG GGGTACTTTGCTCCAATCGTAGTCAAATATGCTAAAGACCATCAGGACAAGTTGAACCACCTTATACTAGTTAATCCACCG ATAACTGACAAACATGCAAAACTTCCATCCACCCTTGCATGTTTCAGCAACTTCTTGTTGGGCGAAGTATTTTCTCAG GATCCTCTTAGAGCTAGTGATAAGGCCTTGACTAGTAGTGGCCCATACATGATGAAGGAGGAAGATGCTACTGTATATAGAAGGCCATACCTTGTCTCAGGTGCATCTGGTTTTGCACTGAACGCAATAACAAGAGCTATGGGAAAGGATCTTAAG GCTTACATTGAGTCCATGAGGAGCATATTATCGAGTGATTCATGGAATACGAAGACAACAATATGTTGGGGCTTGAGAGATCGTTGGCTCACTTATGATGGGGTGGAAGATTTTTGTGATGGCCTAAAACACAGCATTGTGCAGCTGCCAATG GCAGGGCACCATGCTCAGGATGATCGTGGTGAAGAGCTAGGGAATATAATAAAACGTATACTGAG GGGATGA
- the LOC123445224 gene encoding probable auxin efflux carrier component 5a: MIGWGDVYKVVAATAPLYFALFLGYGSVRWWRIFTREQCDAVNRLVAFFALPFFTFEFTLHTDPFQVNYRAVAADVISKAVIVAVIAVWARFLGRNGGGKGAAGWSITGFSLSTLTNSLVVGVPMARAMYGEWAQQLVVQLSVFQAIVWLTLLLFVLEVRKAAIGMYVDVGKTSVVHDAPLPESPVKADVEAAAGNGAVAVLVVGGGAQEVAVSVGGKPSVWRLVKTVAHKLARNPNTYASFVGITWACVANRLHIELPSVLENSVLIMSKSGTGMAMFSMGLFMAQQERILACGPSYAALGLALKFGLGPVAMAIGSIAVGLRGDVLRVAIIQAALPQSITSFIFAKEYGLHADVLSTAVIFGMLVSLPLLVGLYIVLELIR; encoded by the exons ATGATCGGGTGGGGGGACGTGTACAAGGTGGTGGCGGCGACGGCGCCGCTCTACTTCGCGCTGTTCCTCGGCTACGGCTCGGTGCGGTGGTGGCGCATCTTCACGCGGGAGCAGTGCGACGCCGTGAACCGCCTCGTCGCCTTCTTCGCGCTGCCCTTCTTCACCTTCGAGTTCACGCTGCACACCGACCCGTTCCAGGTCAACTACCGCGCCGTCGCCGCCGACGTCATCTCCAAGgccgtcatcgtcgccgtcatcgcCGTCTGGGCCAGGTTCCTCGGCCGGAACGGCGGCGGCAAGGGCGCCGCCGGCTGGTCCATCACTGGCTTCTCCCTCTCCACACTCACCAACTCGCTCGTCGTCGGCGTGCCCATGGCCCGCGCCATGTACGGCGAGTGGGCGCAGCAGCTCGTCGTCCAGCTCTCCGTCTTCCAGGCCATCGTCTGGCTCACGCTCCTCCTCTTCGTGCTCGAGGTCAGGAAGGCCGCCATCGGCATGTACGTCGACGTCGGCAAGACCAGCGTTGTCCATGACGCGCCGCTGCCCGAGTCGCCCGTCAAGGCCGACGTCGAGGCTGCGGCCGGCAACGGCGCCgtggccgtgctggtggtcggcgGCGGCGCCCAGGAGGTGGCGGTGAGCGTCGGCGGCAAGCCGTCGGTGTGGAGGCTAGTGAAGACGGTGGCGCACAAGCTGGCGCGTAACCCCAACACCTACGCCAGCTTCGTCGGCATCACCTGGGCCTGTGTCGCCAACAG GCTACACATCGAGCTGCCGAGTGTCCTGGAGAACTCGGTGCTCATCATGTCCAAGTCAGGCACAGGGATGGCCATGTTCAGCATGG GGCTATTCATGGCGCAGCAGGAGAGGATCCTGGCGTGCGGGCCGAGCTATGCGGCCCTGGGCCTGGCCCTCAAGTTCGGGCTCGGCCCGGTCGCCATGGCCATCGGCTCCATCGCCGTCGGCCTCCGCGGGGACGTCCTCCGCGTCGCCATCATACAG GCTGCACTACCTCAATCAATCACGTCGTTCATATTTGCAAAAGAATACGGGCTGCATGCCGACGTCCTTAGTACTGC GGTAATTTTTGGGATGCTTGTCTCCCTGCCATTGCTAGTAGGACTTTATATAGTCTTAGAGCTAATTAGGTAG